A window of Haloarcula marismortui ATCC 43049 genomic DNA:
CGCCACGACCGTCGAGAACGTCGACGTACTTCCCTGTCAGACCGCACCCGGAGCCGCTATCGACAATGCTATTGACAGTCTGTCTCGGTGTGATGGCCCTGTAGTACTCGACTGTCCAGCCGGCGCTGGCCCGGATGCCGCCCAGCCGCTACGGGCGGCCGACAGGACGGTGCTTGTGAGTGCACCAACCCGACAGAGCCTCACCGACACAGCCAAAACCGCGGCGATTGCCCGTGCGCTTGACGCGCCGCCCGCCCTCACAGTCCTCGTCGGCGGTGACGGGTCCGTGGACCCATCGGACCTGCTGTCCTGCTCGGGAACGGTTCACGTTCCATCGGTGTCGAGGCCGTTGGAATCGGACCGGGCGGTGGCAAAATACGTCGAGATGGCGAACGTTCTCGCCAAGCGGAATACTTAATCTCGTGGGTAAATAAGCTCTCAGTGGTATGGCCAACCGGTTGCGAACGGGCATCGATGTCCTCGACAGAAAGCTCGATGGTGGCATCCCTGCGGGGAGTATCGTCGTGCTCTCTGCCCAGCCGGCTAGCCAAGCGGAGCTGTTCCTCTACGAACTTACCGCCACGCGCGGGACGCTGTGGCTGTCGCTCGACCGGACCGCCGAATCAGTCATCGCGAGCATCGAACAGACGCCGGCCAATACCGGCGACCCGACGGTGCGGCACATCTCCGGCGAAGCGCCGCTTGACAACGCCGGCAAGCTCGTCTCGGCACTGCCGGAGACCTCAAACCTCATCGTCGACCCGCTCGACGTGCTGGAAGCCCAAGAGCCACACTCGCGCTTTCGCGCGTTCATGAACGACCTGCAGAACCATATCGTCAACACCGGGAGCCTCGCTATCGTCCACTGTCTCGACGGCCGTGACGTGCCACCGCTTCGAGATACGACCGAGCACTTCGCTGACGTGGTGTTCCAGCTTAACACCACAACGAACGGTGACGAGGTCGAAAACCGGCTCGCGATTCCGAAGTTCCGCGGCGGGCGCGCTCCCACTGATATCATCAAGCTCAATCTCGTCGAAGAGGTCAGCATCGATACGAGCCGCGACATCGCCTGATTCTATTCGCCGCCGGGCCGTGGCTCTCTGTCCGTCGAGCCGAACTCAGTGCCGACGAGTATCAACAAGAATAGTCCGAGACCAACGCCAACGCCTGCTGCCAATCCTGCGCCGGTGCTTCCAGTCAGCACGACCGTGCCGACGCCAAACGCGATTCCCGGCGGGAGCGCGAGCAGTGACGGGTACACCAGCGACACTCGCATGCGTAGTGATGACGTGTCGTGCGTATAACGGTTCTCCCGTATTGGCCGTCAGAAAGTGGCAGTTGCTAGCGCCTAGAACGGTAAAACCGCCCGCTACCGCTCGATACCGCAACCCCGTTCGCTGTCGCTCAGCACCGTAGAACCGCTCGGCGTGCTCGCGGCGAAGTTACTCTTCGGCGCCTTCGATCTCTTCGACGATCTCCTCGGCGTCAACGTCGGCGTCTTCCAGCGCGTCTTCGATGTCAGCACCGCCGGCACCGCCCATGCCGCCCATCATGCCGGGCATGCCCATGCCGCCGCCACCGATCTCTTCCTGCACGATGATGCGGTCAATATCGAGTAGCTGCGTGAGCTGCTGGGCGATCTGCTGTTTGCCCATCATCCACTGCTGGTTCATCGTCAGCTGCGGCGTCGCCTCGATGTAGAGCGTCTCCTTCTCGACTTCGACGGTTTCGTACTCGGGCTCGGACTCTTCGTCTTCATCCTCGTCCTCGCTCTCGACGAGCTGTTCTTCCTCGACGGTGTCAGTCTCGAACCACACGTCGAGTTCCATGTCGAGCATCATCTGGATGATGCCCTGTGCCTTCTCCTCGCGGTCCGTGACCTCTTCGAGGACTTCGTAGTCGTACTCGACGTCTTCACCGGCCAGCGGGTGGTTGAAGTCCACTCGCGCGCGGCCGCCGATGATGGTCTCGACGTGGCCGTGTTCGCCCTCGAGGTCGACGTGCGCGCCGGGGTAGCGGTCGTCCTCGGGGATCTTGTCCTTCGAAACCGTCCGGACCTCTTCCTCGTCGTACTCGCCGAAGGCGTCGGCAGCCGCAACGGTCACGTCACCCTCGTCGCCGACCTCCTTCCCGTAGATGTCCTGCTCGACATCCGGGAAGATGTGGTTCTCACCCAGCACGATGGTTCGCGGACCGAACTCCTGCTGTTCGGTATCAATACCGTCGTCCTCGGCGACTTCCTCGTCGGTCGTATCGACAAGCTGACCGCCGTCGACGGTGCGGGCAGTGTAGGCGAGCTTGACGACATCGCCCTTCTGGAGTCCCTCAGCCTGTTCTTCTTCGTCTGCGGTCTCCTCGTCTACGTCGGTCTCAGACTCGTTGCTCATACCCTGTTCGTCAGTCGTGGCACTCTTAAGGACAACGTTTCCCGGTCAGTAGCGGTCGAAGAACTTCGGAAGTGGTCGGCTAGTACTCGCTTTCGGCCAGCAGTCGGTCAAACTTCTCTCGGTCGATGTTCCGTCCCGAAATGGGAAGGACGACCGTCTCGCCCCGTAGTTCGTCACCAGCCTGAATCGCTGCGGCGACAGCCGTCGCACAGGCCCCTTCCATGACGATGCGGTCTGTTTCGAACAGGCGCGCCACGGCATCGGTAATGGCGTCTTCGGACACGAGTCGGAAATCGGCGAGTCCCGCCTGCAGGATTTCGGTCGGGAGCGCGAACGGAACCCGGGTTGCGACACCCTCGGCGATAGTGTCGACGCTGTCGAGGGCGTCCAGCGTCTCGTCCTGCCAAGCGCGGTACACCGCGGGCGCGCCCGCAGCCTGCACGCCGACGACATCGGCGTCGGTCATCGCCCCGAGCGTAGTGCAGTACCCGGCCGCGGCGGTGCCGCCGCCGACGGGGCAGAACACACGGTCGACGTCGGGGCGCTCGTCAAGGATTTCGAGCCCCGCCGTGCCGACGCCGGCGAGCAGCTTCGGTTCGTTGCCCGAGTGGACGTAGCGCGCCTCGCGCTGGGTCGCCAAGTCCTCGATGTGTTCGCGGGCCTCGTCGTAGTCCTCGCCGTACTGGATGACTTCTGCGCCGAGTTGCTCCAGCGCGCCGACCTTTCCGGCGTTGGCTTCTTCGGGGACGCCGATAGTAACGGGTACGTCGAACTCACGCCCGGCCCAGGCGATAGACTGGCCGTGGTTTCCCGTGCTCGCGGCGAGCAGTCCGGCGTCGTGGAACTCCTCGTCGAGGGACGCGACGAGGTTCACCCCGCCGCGGACTTTGAACGCGCCGGTCGGGAGCGTATCTTCTCGCTTGAGCAAGACATCCGCGTCGAGGGCTTCGGAGAGGGCTTCGCTTCGGACCAGGGGCGTCTCCGGGAGGTGCTGTCGGATGCGTTGCCGGGCGCGAGCGACCGTTGCAACTGTCGGCGGCGTCAGGTCGTGGTACGGAAAGAGGGTCGTCTCGTCCGGGGAGTCGATCGGTTCGTAGCGACCGGCCATACTACTACCCGGGAGGGCGGACACAGTAAAGGGCGCGGTCGACGGGAGTGTTTTTCAGCGGCCCGGCCCAGCCACACAGTATGTACGAAGTCGAGGTGAAAGTGCCGGCGGATATCGAGGCTGTCGCGGAGCGACTCGACGAGCTCGGAGCCGAACAGGTCGATACGGTGATACAGACGGACACGTACTACGATGCGCCCCACCGGGATTTCGCCGAGACAGACGAGGCGTTCCGGGTCCGCCGTGAAACAAGAAAAGGGGTAACGAACGCGAAAGTCACCTACAAGGGGCCACTCCTCGAAGCGGAGTCGAAGAGCCGAGAAGAGTTCGAAACGGGCGTCGAGAACGGCGACCACATCGACGCTATCGTCCAGCACCTCGGCTTCGAGCCCGCGGCGACGGTCCGGAAGAACCGCCGAGTCTACGAGGTCCGAGAGTACGATGTCACTCTCGACGCTGTCGACGATGTCGGCGAGTTCGTCGAAGTCGAGCGCGAAACCGACGGCGATATCGAACCCGTTCGAGAAGGAGCCTACGAGGTGCTTCGGGACCTCAGTCTGAACCCCAACGACCAGCAACGGACCTCCTATCTCGGGATGCTACTTAGCGATGCGAACGAGTAATCATTCCGCTGTTATCTGTTCCCGTAAGTTATAGAACCCGGCCAGACGAAGTCGAGTCAATGACTGAGCGGAACATCCACGTCCAACCTGCAAGCGGACTCGCAGTCGAAGATCAGGACATCGAAGTCGTAGAGCGCAAGGGTATCGGCCATCCGGACACCATCTGTGACGGCATCGCAGAGACGGTTTCACGTGCACTGGCACAGACGTACATCGACCGGTTCGGCACAGTCTTGCACTATAACACAGACGAGACACAGCTCGTCGCCGGCACTGCCGCCCCTGCGTACGGCGGCGGCGAAGTGCTTGAGCCGATCTACATTCTGGTCGTCGGTCGAGCGACGAAGAAGTTCGACGGCGAGCGTATCCCGGCTGAAAGCATCGCCCTCCGGGCCGCACGCGACTACCTCGACGAGCAGTTCCCCCACCTCGATCTCGGCTCCGACGTCATCGTTGACGTTCAGTTCGGCGAAGGGTCAGGCGACCTCCAGACCGTGTTCGGTGAGGAAGCAGCAATTCCGATGGCAAACGATACCAGCTACGGTGTCGGCCACGCCCCGCTAACGGAAACCGAACAGATCGTCCGCAACACCGAGCAGAAATTGACCGGCGAGTACGCCGAGTCCAACCCAGTCGTCGGCCAAGACGTGAAGGTGATGGGCAAGCGCGAGGGCGACCACATCGACGTGACTGTGGCCGTTGCGATGGTCGACGAACACGTCCCGGACCTCGATGCGTACAAAACTGCCGTTTCGGACGTGCGAGCGTTCGTTACTGACCTCGCCGAAGAGTACACCGACCGAGACGTAACGGTCCACGTCAACACGGCCGACGATTACGACGCCGAGTCCATCTATCTCACCACCACCGGGACAAGCGCCGAGCAAGGCGATGACGGCTCTGTCGGGCGCGGGAACCGCGCGAACGGCCTCATCACGCCGAACCGCCCGATGAGCATGGAAGCGACATCTGGCAAGAACCCAGTCAACCACATCGGGAAGATCTACAATCTCCTTTCGACAGAAATCGCACAGTCCGTCGCAAATGAAGTCGATGGCATCCGACAGGTCCAGATGCGCCTGCTCTCACAGATCGGGTCGCCGATTGACGAGCCCCACGTTGCTGACGCGACGGTCGTCACCGAAGACGGCGTTGCGGTCGGCGATGTCGAAGCAGACATTCAGGCCACAATTGACGACGAACTGGCCGATGTGACCGACATCACGCGGCAGGTCATTGAGGGCGACCTCTCCACGTTCTGAGACGGCGAGGCGACACCCCTTTACTCACTGCTAGTCAACTCGCTGGCATGCATCCGCCAGACGCCGACAGCGTGCTCGTCCGCCACGGCGAACTCGGCGTCAAGAGCAACCAAGTCCGTCGAAAGATGGAGCAGCAACTGGCGGACAATCTCCGCGCGATGCTCGACGTGCGCGACCTGTCAGGAGGCATTGAACAGCGACGGAACCGGCTGTTCATCCATACTGACCAGCCAGAGAGTGTGGCCGCAGCCGCGGCCGACACGTTCGGCGTCACCTCCGCCTCGGCGGTCACGACCGTCGATCCGACGTTGTCTGCAATCAAAACGGCACTGGCCGCGACCGCACGAGAACAGCACGACGGCGGCACTTTCGCTGTCAACGCTCGCCGGGCAGGGCCAGCAGACGCACACCCCTTTTCGAGTACGGACATCGAATCCGATGGCGGGACCGCCGTCTGGGAGGCAATTGAAGAACTGGGCAGCGAGCCCGCCGTCGACCTCAACGACCCC
This region includes:
- a CDS encoding FKBP-type peptidyl-prolyl cis-trans isomerase, which produces MSNESETDVDEETADEEEQAEGLQKGDVVKLAYTARTVDGGQLVDTTDEEVAEDDGIDTEQQEFGPRTIVLGENHIFPDVEQDIYGKEVGDEGDVTVAAADAFGEYDEEEVRTVSKDKIPEDDRYPGAHVDLEGEHGHVETIIGGRARVDFNHPLAGEDVEYDYEVLEEVTDREEKAQGIIQMMLDMELDVWFETDTVEEEQLVESEDEDEDEESEPEYETVEVEKETLYIEATPQLTMNQQWMMGKQQIAQQLTQLLDIDRIIVQEEIGGGGMGMPGMMGGMGGAGGADIEDALEDADVDAEEIVEEIEGAEE
- the cyaB gene encoding class IV adenylate cyclase; translation: MYEVEVKVPADIEAVAERLDELGAEQVDTVIQTDTYYDAPHRDFAETDEAFRVRRETRKGVTNAKVTYKGPLLEAESKSREEFETGVENGDHIDAIVQHLGFEPAATVRKNRRVYEVREYDVTLDAVDDVGEFVEVERETDGDIEPVREGAYEVLRDLSLNPNDQQRTSYLGMLLSDANE
- a CDS encoding threonine ammonia-lyase — protein: MAGRYEPIDSPDETTLFPYHDLTPPTVATVARARQRIRQHLPETPLVRSEALSEALDADVLLKREDTLPTGAFKVRGGVNLVASLDEEFHDAGLLAASTGNHGQSIAWAGREFDVPVTIGVPEEANAGKVGALEQLGAEVIQYGEDYDEAREHIEDLATQREARYVHSGNEPKLLAGVGTAGLEILDERPDVDRVFCPVGGGTAAAGYCTTLGAMTDADVVGVQAAGAPAVYRAWQDETLDALDSVDTIAEGVATRVPFALPTEILQAGLADFRLVSEDAITDAVARLFETDRIVMEGACATAVAAAIQAGDELRGETVVLPISGRNIDREKFDRLLAESEY
- a CDS encoding methionine adenosyltransferase, with amino-acid sequence MTERNIHVQPASGLAVEDQDIEVVERKGIGHPDTICDGIAETVSRALAQTYIDRFGTVLHYNTDETQLVAGTAAPAYGGGEVLEPIYILVVGRATKKFDGERIPAESIALRAARDYLDEQFPHLDLGSDVIVDVQFGEGSGDLQTVFGEEAAIPMANDTSYGVGHAPLTETEQIVRNTEQKLTGEYAESNPVVGQDVKVMGKREGDHIDVTVAVAMVDEHVPDLDAYKTAVSDVRAFVTDLAEEYTDRDVTVHVNTADDYDAESIYLTTTGTSAEQGDDGSVGRGNRANGLITPNRPMSMEATSGKNPVNHIGKIYNLLSTEIAQSVANEVDGIRQVQMRLLSQIGSPIDEPHVADATVVTEDGVAVGDVEADIQATIDDELADVTDITRQVIEGDLSTF
- a CDS encoding MinD/ParA family ATP-binding protein — its product is MLAIAGGKGGCGKTTIALGLGQALGTPTRRSLVVDTDRDMPNLHRRAGVAPTPGIADITASAEPTAVAQPATTVENVDVLPCQTAPGAAIDNAIDSLSRCDGPVVLDCPAGAGPDAAQPLRAADRTVLVSAPTRQSLTDTAKTAAIARALDAPPALTVLVGGDGSVDPSDLLSCSGTVHVPSVSRPLESDRAVAKYVEMANVLAKRNT
- a CDS encoding RAD55 family ATPase, whose translation is MANRLRTGIDVLDRKLDGGIPAGSIVVLSAQPASQAELFLYELTATRGTLWLSLDRTAESVIASIEQTPANTGDPTVRHISGEAPLDNAGKLVSALPETSNLIVDPLDVLEAQEPHSRFRAFMNDLQNHIVNTGSLAIVHCLDGRDVPPLRDTTEHFADVVFQLNTTTNGDEVENRLAIPKFRGGRAPTDIIKLNLVEEVSIDTSRDIA